TACCCATGACCGCCAGAGCCATCCCCCCTTACAAGGTATTCGAAAGCCACTTCCACATCATCGACCCTCACTTCCCCCTCGTTCCCCACCCTGCTGCGGCTGGTGGAGAGGGGGGGGCGGGTCAAGGCCACCGGTTTCGGCCGGGTCGATTTCGACGTTCCGGAGGCGCTCCGCGCCATCTGCGCCGCCAACCCCGGGGCACTGCTCTTCGGCACCGACCTCCCCTCGACCCGGGCGCCGCGTCCCTACAGTGACGACGACCTGCTGCTGGTGCTCGACGAGCTGGGCGAGGATCTGGCGAGCAAGGTCCTGTTCGACAACGCCGTCGCCTTCTACCGGCCCAAGGGGGATGCCTGAACGGGATGGGCAATCCGGCCCATAAAACCGGCTTGAGCTTTTCAGGGGAGCAGCCCGGCCACCTCGGCCGGCAGCAGGGGACGGGGGGTGAGGCGCTCGGGGAGGCGCAGCAGGGTGACGCCGGGGGGCATATCCAGCTCCCGGTAGAGCTGCTCGCCACGGCCGACGTAGCTCTTCGAGAGGTGCATCGGCAGCAGGAAGGCGGGCGCCAGCTCCCGCGCCAGTTCGTTCACATCGCGGCTGCAGAGGTGGTAGGAGGCCCGCGCCTTGTCGCAATCGGCCGCCAGGTAGGAGCACTCGCAGACCAGCAGCGTCACCCCCTGCAGCAGGGAGCGCACCTTCTGCCGGTTCTCCGTGGTGAAGCCGACGTCGGTAAGATAGCCGATGCTCGCCGGCTCGGCCGGACTGCGAATCGCCGCAAAGAGGGCGGCGGGGTCGGCGACCGCCTCTGCGCGGACCGTTTCCCCCTCGCGGCGCAGGACGGCGAGCGGCCCTTCGCCCAGCTCCCGCCGGCAGAAGCGCCGCTTCAGCTCCCGCAGCCAGGGCCCCGGCACCAGGCCTTGGCCCCGCAGCTTCTCCGCGTCCACCGCGAACGCCTCCCGCTCGGTGAGGCGAAAGGCGAGAGCCGGGATCTTGTGGTCGCACAGCTCCGCCTCCACCCGCAGATAGTCCCCCTGGTAGATGGTGCGCTCCGGCCGCGCCGCCGTCCCGGCGAAGCGGCACGGAAAACCGTCCGGCCCGGCCAGCTCCCAGCTCTCGGTGCGGCCGGGATAGATCTCGTGGACGCGAAAGGTGCACCAGTAATCCTCGGTCAGGTTCCAGTCGTAGCCGGCCAGCTTGTGCGCCAGCCGCCCGGCGATGCCCGGCGGTCCGTAGAGGTCGAAGGTGCGGGGGGAGACATGGTTGTGGCGGATGAAGGTGTCGATGCCCATGAAGTGGTCCATGTGGGCATGGCTGATGAAGATCGCCTCGACCCCCTTGAGGACGCGCTTGGCCAGGTGGTGAATCTGGCCGCAGTCGACCAGCAGGTTTTTCCCGCGCGGCCGCACCCGCACCAGCAGCACCGGGTCATCGAGCTGGCCGGCGAAGAAGGTCGGCTCCAGGTAGCGGAAGGGGAGGCGCGCGATCATGGCAGGCTCCCGGCGAGCGTTCGGATCTCTGCCTTCAAGTATAGGGGGTGGCGCCGACGGCGCAAACGGCAGGGGGGCGGCGCCCGGGTGCGGACGCCGGGGCGGGCTACTGGCGCACGACGCAGAGGACGACGGGGTTTCCCTCGCGGTTCTGCTCGAGGAAGAGCCGGGTCGCTTCGACCGGCCCGGTGGCTTCGATCAGGGCGCTGCAGATGTCGCCGCCGACGTCGTAGGTGACCTGGTAAGTTGGCATGAGAGAAGTCCTCCGAAATTTTTTCTGGGCGGACAGACTATAGCGCCACTGCCGCTGCCGGTCAACCCCTCGCCGGCAGCCCGGCCGTACGCCGGGCCTTCACCCCACCCGGTTTCCCCCCGCCCCGTGCAAATCACCCTCGCTCCCTACCCATCCCGGAGGCACCGTGTACAATTGGTAATGCCCCTCGCCGCCGGCGCAAGGCGGGCGAGTCGTCCGGGCGCCACAACCTCGCACGGATCGTACCCTCATGAACTGGCACCAGCTCGAAGCCGAAAAGGTTCTCGAACAGCTCGAAGCCTCGCCGGACGGCCTCTCCAGGGAAGAAGCCGCCCGCCGCCTGGCCGAGTACGGCCCGAACGAACTGCAGGCCGCCCGGCGCATCTCGCCCTGGGCGATCCTCCTTGCCCAGTTCAAGAACATTCTCATCCTCATCCTGCTGGTCGCCACCGCCCTCTCGGCCCTCTTCGGCCATGAACTCGAAGCGGTCGCCATCGCCGTCATCGTCCTCTTCGCCGTGGTCCTCGGCTTCGTGCAGGAATGGCGGGCCGAGCGGGCCATCGAGGCGCTGGGGCGGCTGGCCGCCCTCACCGCAACGGTTCTGCGTAACAGCGAGGAGGACGAAATTCCGGCCCGCGACCTGGTCCCCGGGGACATCATCCTGCTGCGGGCGGGGGATAAGGTCCCGGCCGATGCCCGGATGCTCGAGGCGGTCAATCTGCAGACCGAGGAGGCCGCCCTGACCGGCGAGTCGACGCCGGTGGAGAAGGGAACCGGCCCCCTCGCCGCCGGCGAACTGGCCTTGGGCGACCGCCGCAACATGGTATGGGCCGGCACCGCCGCGACCTACGGCCGGGGACGGGCGGTGGTGGTCGCCACCGGCATGGCAACCGAATTCGGCAAGATTGCCAAAATGCTGGAGACGGTAGAGACCGGACGCACCCCGCTGCAGGAGAATCTCGACCGGGTCGGCCGCCTGCTGGCCTGGGCTGCCCTGCTGGTGGTCGCGGTGATCGTCGGGCTCGGCCTTTTACGCGGCCAGCCCTTCATCGACATCCTGCTGTTCGGCATCGCCCTGGCGGTGGCGGTCGTCCCCGAGGCCCTCCCCGCCGTCGTCACCGTCTCGCTGGCGATCGGCGTGCAGCGCCTGGCCCGGCGTCACGCGCTGATGCGCCGTCTGCCGGCAGTGGAGACCCTGGGGAGCACCTCGATCATCTGCTCGGACAAGACGGGCACGCTGACCCGGGACGAGATGACGGTGCGCAGGATTTACGTCGCCGGCGAGATGATCGAGGTCAGCGGTTCCGGGTATGAGCCCACCGGCCGGTTCTCCCGGGACGGCAGGGAGATCGGCGTCCCCGCACCGCTGGAGCGGCTGCTGCAGGCCGCCGTCCTCGCCTCGGACGCGCACGTCAGGCCTGTCGGCGAGCAGGACCGTTGGGAGGTCAAGGGGGACCCCACCGAGGGGGCGCTGGTGGTGGCGGCGGCCAAGGCCGGACTGGAGAAGGCCGAGCTCGATGCGCGCTGCCCCCGGGTGGACGAGATCCCCTTCACCTCCGAAACCAAGCGCATGACCACCCTGCACGAAACACCGGAGGGGGTGGTCGCCTGCGCCAAAGGGGCGGCGGAGGTGATCCTCGCTTCCTGCACCCGGCAGTTGACCGGGGAGGGGGAGCGGGAGCTCGACGACGCCGGCCGGCAAGCGATTCTGGAGATCGCCGACCGGATGGCGCAGGAGGCGCTGCGGGTGCTGGCAGTGGCATCCAAAGCGGGAGCCTCCCGGCAGGATGCCGAAAGGGAAATGACCTTTCTCGGCCTGGCGGGGATGATCGATCCGCCTCGCGCCGAGGCCGCCGCCGCCGTCGAGACCTGCGGCCAGGCCGGCATCGCCGTGATGATGATCACCGGCGACCATCCGGTCACCGCCCGGGCCATTGCCCGCGAATTGGGTCTGCTCGTGCGGGACCGCGTCGTCACCGGTGCGGAACTTGAAAAAATGGGGGAGGAGGAGTTCGCCCGCGAGGTGAAGCAGATCGAAGTCTTCGCCCGCGTCTCCCCGGCTCACAAGCTGCGGGTGGTGACGGCCCTGCAGGCGCAGGGGGAGATCGTCGCCATGACCGGCGACGGCGTGAACGATGCGCCGGCGCTGAAGAAGGCCGACATCGGCATCGCCATGGGGATCACCGGCACCGACGTCACCCGGGAGGCCGCCGCCATGACGCTGACCGACGACAATTTCGCCTCCATCGTCGCGGCCGTCGAAGAGGGGCGGGGGATCTTCGGCAACATCAAGAAGTACCTGATGTACCTCCTCTCCTCCAACATCGGCGAGATCGGCCTGATCGCCGCCGCCTCGCTGGCCGGGCTGCCGCTCCCCCTGAGCGCGGTGCAGATCCTCTACGTCAACCTCGCCACCGACGGCCTGCCGGCCCTCGCCCTGGCGGTCGACCCGCCCGAACCCGACCTGATGCGCCGGCCGCCGCGCAATCCCCGCTCCGGCATCTTCACCCGGCCGGTGGTCGTCCTGATGGTGGTCGGCGGGGTCTGGTCGGCGCTGGTCAACTTCGGCCTGTTTCTCTGGGAACTGGAGAACGGCAGCCTCACGCACGCGATGACGGTGACCTTCGTCTCGCTGGTGCTGATCCAGTTCTTCAAGGCCTACAACTTCCGCTCCGACCACCTGTCGGTGCTCAGGCGGCCCTTCGCCAACAAATGGCTGAACCTGGCGATCCTCTGGGAGCTGGCGCTGCTCGCCCTGATCGTCTATCTTCCGCCGCTGCACCGGCCCTTCTCCACCGTCAGCCTGGCGCCGGTGGATCTGGCCATCGTCGCCGCTCTCTCCTTCACCATCTGCCCCGTTCTGGAACTGGCCAAGTGGATGGAGGGGCGCGGCTGGTTCGGCAAACCGGGCTGACGGCCTCCTCTTGCGACGTCACTCTTCCTGCGCTATGATGCCGGCGTTCGAAATGCCATTCCTTTCCCGGAGGCCATGCCATGAACCTTTCAACCAACGAGCCATTGCCGATTGCCCGGAGCACCGAGGAAATCGGCGTCCTGCCGAAAATGGCCAACCGCCACGGTCTGATTGCCGGCGCCACCGGCACCGGCAAGACCGTCACCCTGCGGGTGCTGGCCGAGCAGTTCAGCCGCCTCGGGGTTCCCGTCTTCATGGCCGACATCAAGGGTGACCTCTCGGGCCTCGCCCGTTCGGGAGGCGACCACCCCAAAGTCGCCGAACGCGCCGCCGGCATGGGCCTCGCCGATTTTGCCTGGGAAGGTTTCCCGGTGGTCTTCTGGGACCTCTTCGGCGAACAGGGGCACCCGGTGCGGACAACCGTCTCGGAGATGGGACCACTGCTGCTCGGCCGCCTCATGGACCTCAACGAGACACAAAGCGGGGTGCTGCAGCTCGTCTTCAAGATTGCCGACGACCAGGGCCTGCTGCTGCTCGACCTCAAGGACCTGCAGGCGATGGTCCGCTTCGTCGGCGACCACGCCGCCGACTTCCGCACCACCTACGGCAACGTCTCCGCCGCCAGCGTCGGCGCCATCCAGCGCAGCCTGCTCGCCCTCGAGCAGCAGGGCGGCGCGCGCTTCTTCGGCGAGCCGGCCCTCGACCTCGAGGACCTCATGCAGACCGGCGCCGGCGGCCGAGGGATGATCAACATCCTCGCCGCCGACAAGCTGATGCACAGCCCCAAGCTCTACGCCACGTTCCTGCTCTGGCTGCTGGCCGAACTCTTCGAGCGCCTCCCCGAGGTGGGCGACCCGGAGAAGCCCCGACTGGTCTTTTTCTTCGACGAGGCGCACCTGCTGTTCGACGACCCGCCCAAGGCGCTGCGCGAGAAGATCGAGCAGGTGGTGCGGCTGATCCGCTCGAAGGGAGTCGGCGTCTACTTCGTCACCCAGAACCCGCTCGATCTCCCCGAGGAGATCCTCGGTCAGCTCGGCAACCGCGTCCAGCACGCCCTGCGCGCCTTCACCCCGCGCGATCAGAAGGCGGTGCGGGCCGCGGCCGAAACCTTCCGCGCCAATCCCGGTCTGGATGTCGCCGCCGCCATCACCGAACTGGGGGTTGGCGAGGCGCTGGTCTCGGTGCTGGACACCAAGGGTACCCCGACGCCGGTCGAGCGGGCGCTGGTTTTGCCGCCGCGCAGCCGCCTGGCTCCCCTGACCCCGGCGGAGCACGCAGAGATCATCCGCGACTCGCTCCTCGCCGGCCATTACGAAAAACACGTCGACCGCGAGTCGGCCTACGAACACCTAAAGGCCCGGGCCGAGCGCGATGCGCAGGCCACCCCGCCGCCCCTGCCCGGCCGCCGCCAAGCCGAGCCGGAGAACCCGGCCGGTGAACTGCTGCAGGCCGCCGCCAAGAGCGCCGCCCACGCCATCGGCAGTCAACTCGGCCGACAGATCATGCGCGGCGTCCTCGGCTCGATCTTCGGCGGGAGACGTCGATAGCGCCCCCTCGATATAAGGGGATACGCGACAGGCAATCCCCGGCAAACTCTGCTACGCTTAAGACAACGCAACCAACCAGCAAGGAGAACGCCATGGACCCCCGCATCGAGAAGTTCCTGGCCGCAAAGGCCTTCGGCGTCGCCGGCGCCTCGACCAATCGGGACAAGTACGGCAACCGGGTGCTGCGTTGCTACCTGCAGAACGGCCGGAAGGCGGTCCCGATCAATCCCCGCGCGGAAGCCATCGAAGGAGTCCCCTGCGTGGCGAGCGTCGCCGACCTGCCGCCTGAAGTGAAGAGCCTCTCGGTCATCACGCCGCCGAAGATCACTGAAGAGGTAGTCGAAGCGGCGATCGCCAAAGGGATCGAGAACATCTGGATGCAGCCCGGCGCCGAGAGCCCGGCGGCCGTGGAACGGTGTCGCCAGGCTGGCGTCAACGTCATCGCCGACGGCAGCTGTCTGCTCGTGGTGATGCACTATCACGAGCACTGACCGGACGCGCCAACTCCGGTCCAGCACCCCGAACTTCCAGGGAGGACTCGCGCCCCAAGCGGCCAGCGGGCCTTTTTCCCCGACCGGCCGTTGCTTATCCTGCACTCAGAAGACATGACGACGATGCCCCCGCGGAAGGCGGCGTAATAGTAAAAAGGCGCCCCGGAACGATCGTTCCGGGGCGCCTTTTGTCATGGGAGAGGTAAGGCGGCCGCTAAGGCTTGCCCACCTGAACCACGGTGCGGTTCTGCCCCGCGGGAATGACCTGCTGGATGTTGAGGTCGGCGAAATGATAGGGGGCGAAGAGCAGCCCCTTCGGCACATTCTCGCTCAGCTTGACGGGGCCGCGGGCGGAGCCGGTGGTGGAGGTGATCCGCACCGTGCTCCCCTCCTTGATTCCGCAGGCAGCGGCATCCTCGGGGTGGATCTCGATGTAGCCGGCCGGGGCCACCTGCAGGTTGCCGTCGGCAAAGGTGGAGGTGGTGCCGAAGTGGAAGAGGATCTTGCCGGTGAGCAGCTGCAACTCCTCGGTGATGGCCTTCGGCTCGACCGGGGTGTAGGTCATGCTCCGCTCATCCGGGCGGAAGGGCTCCTTGAGGCAGCTGCGGCAGCCGCTCCCATCGGTGGAGCAGACCTCACCGTAGAGCCGGGTGAGTTGGCGCACCTCCTCCAACACGGCCGCCGGGTCCGAGACGGTCGCCGTCGGGACCAGCCGGGCGTAAAGCGCGGCCAGAATTTCACCGTCCGCACGCGCCTCGGCGAGGGGGGAAAGGGCCTGGCCGAGGCAGCCGATCCGGTGGTCGAGGGAGGTGACGGTCCCCTTCTTCTCGGCAAAGGAGACGCCGGGGAGGACGACGTGGGCCAGCCCGGTCAGCTCGGAAGCGAGGATATCCTGAACGACGAGGAACTCGACCTTCTCCAGCGCCCGGCGCCAGCGGCCGCTGTCGGGGAAGGAGACCAGCGGATTGGTGGCGGCGAGATAGAGGGTCTTGATCTCTCCCGTTTCGATCCCCTCGAGGATCCCCTGGGCGTCTCGTCCCCCCTCCGGCAGCCGGACCTTCCAGGCGGCCTCGAACTTCTGCCGTCCGCTGCGGTAATCCTGGTAGCCGGGGAGGAACTCGGGGCAGACTCCCATGTCGAGCAGTCCCTGCATGTTCCCCTTCTCGTCGACCGGAAAAAGGCCACCGATGTCGCCGTGCAGGGCGCCGGTCACCAGGGCCAGGTTCGCCAGCGCGGCGACCTTTGCCTCGGCCCCCTCGCTCCTGGTCACGTCGCCGCCGAAGACCAGGGCGACCGAGCCGGCGCGGCCGAGATGGAGGGCAGCCTCCTCGATCAGTTCGCGGGAGACCCCCGTCTCTCGCGCCGCCTGCTCCAGATCGACGGCCTGCAGGTGGCTCTTGAGCTCGTCGAGGTTGGCGACGAAGCGCTGCAGGTAGGCTTCGTCGGCCAGCCCCTTCTCGAGAATGATCCTGGCCAGGGCGTTGGCCAGCAGCACCTCGCTGCCGGGACGGTACTGGAGGAAGCTCTCTGCGTAACGTACCAGTTTGACCCGGCGCATGTTGACGACCACCAGCTTGCCGTCACGCTTGCGGCAGGCCTTTTCGATCTGCCAGTCGATCGCCGGCGCCTCGGCCGTAACGTCGGAGCCGAAGACGAGGACCGCTTCCGCCTGGCCGATCTTCCCGAGCCGGTTGCTCGCCCCCTTGAGGCCGAGCGCCCGGTCGAGGGCCTTGAGCGCGCGCAGGGCGCCGAAGCGGGCCTCGGAGTCGATGTTGTTGGTCCCGACGGCGGCCCGGAAAAGCTTCTGAAAGAGATAGTTTTCCTCGTTGGTCAGGCGCGGCGAGCCGAGGGCGGCGACACTGTCGGCGCCGGCCTGCCGCAGCCGGTCGGCGACCAGGGTCAGCGCCTCGTCCCAGCCGGCCGCAACTTGCGTCTCCCCCTTCTTCAGCAGCGGTCGGGCCAGGCGCTTGGGGGAATTGACGTAGCCGTAACCGAAGTAGCCGCCGATGCAGAGGGTGCCGTCGTTGACCGTCACGCCGTCCTCGGAGGTAACGCGGCAGATCTTGTTTTGCTTGACGTTGACGTCGATCTGGCACTGGCTGCCGCAGTAGGTGCAGACCGACGCGGTCTTGCGCAGCTCCCAGGGGCGGGCCTTGAACAGGAATGGCTTGGACAGCAGGGTGCCGGTCGGACACTCGTCGACGCAGTTGCCGCAGAATTCACAGTCGAGCGGCTTGCCGTCGTGGGTGTCGATGAACGCCCTATCGCCGCGCTCGCGCACCACGATGGCACTCGCCCCCACCACCTCGTGGCAGACTTTGACGCACTTCTCGCAGAGGATGCAGCGGTTGGGGACCTGCTGGATCAGTGGCCAGTTGCTGATCACCCCATGGTTGACGTCCTCGGCGCCGAAGGGCTGACGGGTGACGTCCTGCTCATAGCAGACGTTCTGCAGGTCGCACTCGCCGCCGGCGTCGCAGACCGGGCAGTCGAGCGGATGGTTGACCAGCAGCAGCTCCACCACCTGCCGGCGGATGACCGCCAGTTTCTCCGACTGGGTGGTGACCACCATCCCTTCGACCGCCGGCGTATTGCAGGCAGTCATCGGCTTGTCGGCCCCGGCCACCTCCACCACGCAGATACGGCAGGCACCGGTTGGGGAGATCTTCTGCAGAAAGCAGAGAGTGGGGATGTGGACGCCGACCTTTTCGGCAGCCGCCAGGATCGTTGCCCCCTTTTCAATCTGAACATCTTTGCCGTCGATCTTAAGATTGATCATGGTCTCTTCACCTTTATCGCATCAGAAAGGGCAAGCGGGCATTAATCACCCGCCGCCCTCGAATTCCGACCGGCCTCGAGCGTCGACGTCGGTTCAGCTGACTGCCACCATTGCCACCCGGTAGCAGCGCAGGCAGCGCTGGGCTTCCCGCACCGCCTGGTCTTCGGGCATCGCCAGCTCGATCTCTTCGTAATGTTTTGCCCGCTCGGCGCCGCCCACCTTGGGCTGGTGCTCGCGATGCAGGCCGCCGAGAATGCCGAGCTTCTCGTTGGGATCGAAGACGCCGAGCGCGTTGACGATATCCTCCATGGCGTCCTCTTCGTTTAGATAGGCCTTGCCTTCGGAGAGCCAGCGATGCATGCCGCGGGCGGCGCGCCGCCCGTGGCCGACAGCGACCACCACGGTCATCGCCCCGTATTCACAGTCACCGCCGGCGAAGATACCTTCGGAGTCGGTCATCATGGTGCCGCCATGGGTGACAATGCTGTTCCAGCGGGTCTGCTTGATACCGAAATCCTCGTCGTCGAGGTAAGAGAGATCAGGGTCCTGACCGATGGCCGGAATGACCATGTCGCAGGGGATGACATACTCGCTGCCGGGCTTCGGCGCCGGCCGGCGGCGGCCTGATTCGTCCGGCTCGCCGAGTTCCATGACCACCACCTCGACGCCGACGACCTTGCCGTTCTCGGCGATCAGCCGGGTCGGATTGCGCAGAAACTCGAACTTGACGTTCTCTTCCTCGGCATCGTCGACCTCGTAGGGCTCGGCAGGCATCTCCTTGCGCGTGCGCCGATAGACGAGGATCGACTCTTCGGCCCCCTCGCGCAGGGCGACGCGGACGCAGTCGATGGCGGTGTTGCCGCCGCCGACGACGATCACCCGCTTGGGCGTTTCGATCGGCTGGCCGAGGGCCACGGCCCGCAGGTAGTGGATGCCGCCCGGGGAGAAGCCTTCGTAGCCTGCATCCTCGCCCTCGACCCCCATCGGCTTCGACTTGAAGGCGCCGGTGCCGAGAAAGACCGCATCGTACTCTTGCTTGAGTTGCTTTAGGGAGACGTCGCGTCCAAGCTTGGTATTGAAGCGGATCTCGCCGCCGAGACTGGTGATGATCTCGATATCCCGCCGCAGCAGGTGGCGCGGCATGCGGTAATCAGGTATGCCGACCGCCACCGTCCCCCCGGGTTCACTGAGCATGTCGAGGATCGTCACCTGGTAGCCTTCGAGGAGCAGGTAGTAGGCACAG
This genomic stretch from Desulfuromonadales bacterium harbors:
- a CDS encoding CoA-binding protein, with translation MDPRIEKFLAAKAFGVAGASTNRDKYGNRVLRCYLQNGRKAVPINPRAEAIEGVPCVASVADLPPEVKSLSVITPPKITEEVVEAAIAKGIENIWMQPGAESPAAVERCRQAGVNVIADGSCLLVVMHYHEH
- a CDS encoding helicase HerA-like domain-containing protein, with product MNLSTNEPLPIARSTEEIGVLPKMANRHGLIAGATGTGKTVTLRVLAEQFSRLGVPVFMADIKGDLSGLARSGGDHPKVAERAAGMGLADFAWEGFPVVFWDLFGEQGHPVRTTVSEMGPLLLGRLMDLNETQSGVLQLVFKIADDQGLLLLDLKDLQAMVRFVGDHAADFRTTYGNVSAASVGAIQRSLLALEQQGGARFFGEPALDLEDLMQTGAGGRGMINILAADKLMHSPKLYATFLLWLLAELFERLPEVGDPEKPRLVFFFDEAHLLFDDPPKALREKIEQVVRLIRSKGVGVYFVTQNPLDLPEEILGQLGNRVQHALRAFTPRDQKAVRAAAETFRANPGLDVAAAITELGVGEALVSVLDTKGTPTPVERALVLPPRSRLAPLTPAEHAEIIRDSLLAGHYEKHVDRESAYEHLKARAERDAQATPPPLPGRRQAEPENPAGELLQAAAKSAAHAIGSQLGRQIMRGVLGSIFGGRRR
- a CDS encoding molybdopterin-dependent oxidoreductase, with product MINLKIDGKDVQIEKGATILAAAEKVGVHIPTLCFLQKISPTGACRICVVEVAGADKPMTACNTPAVEGMVVTTQSEKLAVIRRQVVELLLVNHPLDCPVCDAGGECDLQNVCYEQDVTRQPFGAEDVNHGVISNWPLIQQVPNRCILCEKCVKVCHEVVGASAIVVRERGDRAFIDTHDGKPLDCEFCGNCVDECPTGTLLSKPFLFKARPWELRKTASVCTYCGSQCQIDVNVKQNKICRVTSEDGVTVNDGTLCIGGYFGYGYVNSPKRLARPLLKKGETQVAAGWDEALTLVADRLRQAGADSVAALGSPRLTNEENYLFQKLFRAAVGTNNIDSEARFGALRALKALDRALGLKGASNRLGKIGQAEAVLVFGSDVTAEAPAIDWQIEKACRKRDGKLVVVNMRRVKLVRYAESFLQYRPGSEVLLANALARIILEKGLADEAYLQRFVANLDELKSHLQAVDLEQAARETGVSRELIEEAALHLGRAGSVALVFGGDVTRSEGAEAKVAALANLALVTGALHGDIGGLFPVDEKGNMQGLLDMGVCPEFLPGYQDYRSGRQKFEAAWKVRLPEGGRDAQGILEGIETGEIKTLYLAATNPLVSFPDSGRWRRALEKVEFLVVQDILASELTGLAHVVLPGVSFAEKKGTVTSLDHRIGCLGQALSPLAEARADGEILAALYARLVPTATVSDPAAVLEEVRQLTRLYGEVCSTDGSGCRSCLKEPFRPDERSMTYTPVEPKAITEELQLLTGKILFHFGTTSTFADGNLQVAPAGYIEIHPEDAAACGIKEGSTVRITSTTGSARGPVKLSENVPKGLLFAPYHFADLNIQQVIPAGQNRTVVQVGKP
- a CDS encoding MBL fold metallo-hydrolase; the protein is MIARLPFRYLEPTFFAGQLDDPVLLVRVRPRGKNLLVDCGQIHHLAKRVLKGVEAIFISHAHMDHFMGIDTFIRHNHVSPRTFDLYGPPGIAGRLAHKLAGYDWNLTEDYWCTFRVHEIYPGRTESWELAGPDGFPCRFAGTAARPERTIYQGDYLRVEAELCDHKIPALAFRLTEREAFAVDAEKLRGQGLVPGPWLRELKRRFCRRELGEGPLAVLRREGETVRAEAVADPAALFAAIRSPAEPASIGYLTDVGFTTENRQKVRSLLQGVTLLVCECSYLAADCDKARASYHLCSRDVNELARELAPAFLLPMHLSKSYVGRGEQLYRELDMPPGVTLLRLPERLTPRPLLPAEVAGLLP
- a CDS encoding FAD-dependent oxidoreductase — encoded protein: MTQVAFSSWGRKIVDNRSGGEADLASLKLKLPEYYQNEGRIGAFMGWDGVVLLDRETDIVAMAAEYMKRVQENYCCAKCTPGKKGTRILQDTLARIVAGNGKESDLATIESLATLLENCKCTLCMTSVIPVLDTVKHFRADYLAYIRGERKPRYAAAYKEKLTAPCMDKCPAHIDIPAYVEEVKDYRFDESLSAIRRNMPIPSVCGRVCPHPCEKACRRALIDEPISIMVLKRVASDHEWMHHKQPPMVPKPRQNKKVCVVGAGPAGVTCAYYLLLEGYQVTILDMLSEPGGTVAVGIPDYRMPRHLLRRDIEIITSLGGEIRFNTKLGRDVSLKQLKQEYDAVFLGTGAFKSKPMGVEGEDAGYEGFSPGGIHYLRAVALGQPIETPKRVIVVGGGNTAIDCVRVALREGAEESILVYRRTRKEMPAEPYEVDDAEEENVKFEFLRNPTRLIAENGKVVGVEVVVMELGEPDESGRRRPAPKPGSEYVIPCDMVIPAIGQDPDLSYLDDEDFGIKQTRWNSIVTHGGTMMTDSEGIFAGGDCEYGAMTVVVAVGHGRRAARGMHRWLSEGKAYLNEEDAMEDIVNALGVFDPNEKLGILGGLHREHQPKVGGAERAKHYEEIELAMPEDQAVREAQRCLRCYRVAMVAVS
- a CDS encoding cation-translocating P-type ATPase yields the protein MNWHQLEAEKVLEQLEASPDGLSREEAARRLAEYGPNELQAARRISPWAILLAQFKNILILILLVATALSALFGHELEAVAIAVIVLFAVVLGFVQEWRAERAIEALGRLAALTATVLRNSEEDEIPARDLVPGDIILLRAGDKVPADARMLEAVNLQTEEAALTGESTPVEKGTGPLAAGELALGDRRNMVWAGTAATYGRGRAVVVATGMATEFGKIAKMLETVETGRTPLQENLDRVGRLLAWAALLVVAVIVGLGLLRGQPFIDILLFGIALAVAVVPEALPAVVTVSLAIGVQRLARRHALMRRLPAVETLGSTSIICSDKTGTLTRDEMTVRRIYVAGEMIEVSGSGYEPTGRFSRDGREIGVPAPLERLLQAAVLASDAHVRPVGEQDRWEVKGDPTEGALVVAAAKAGLEKAELDARCPRVDEIPFTSETKRMTTLHETPEGVVACAKGAAEVILASCTRQLTGEGERELDDAGRQAILEIADRMAQEALRVLAVASKAGASRQDAEREMTFLGLAGMIDPPRAEAAAAVETCGQAGIAVMMITGDHPVTARAIARELGLLVRDRVVTGAELEKMGEEEFAREVKQIEVFARVSPAHKLRVVTALQAQGEIVAMTGDGVNDAPALKKADIGIAMGITGTDVTREAAAMTLTDDNFASIVAAVEEGRGIFGNIKKYLMYLLSSNIGEIGLIAAASLAGLPLPLSAVQILYVNLATDGLPALALAVDPPEPDLMRRPPRNPRSGIFTRPVVVLMVVGGVWSALVNFGLFLWELENGSLTHAMTVTFVSLVLIQFFKAYNFRSDHLSVLRRPFANKWLNLAILWELALLALIVYLPPLHRPFSTVSLAPVDLAIVAALSFTICPVLELAKWMEGRGWFGKPG